A genome region from Conger conger chromosome 16, fConCon1.1, whole genome shotgun sequence includes the following:
- the LOC133114042 gene encoding uncharacterized protein LOC133114042, with product MFIFLFSCEQRTEWSGERPRPWSGPSHSCPEPTDEKEMTKAHIQDEDFTIVETTEEVEPGETEGEAEETEGEEVESGVQEAPENSQSEPASQPSPQEEVLQMEVLLLATHTDATAGQEKVSSRKRRNVKPGDPASTQRTAPPLRLQDFSFKIATRYYIALLFLLLVSTVNSNPIPARQCALCLNSACATHILRICKGDDFIWLKGTSEIENCFKDSLKSDEPCQLLNGSLVVQSDQPISFEGKASLSGGMEAFLSANVSCADLDLLPGPKSLPTSLVNTTTSTTTAETGPPSGVVAIGVVVAIVFI from the exons atgttcatatttttgttCTCCTGTGAACAACGGACTGAATGGAG CGGTGAGAGACCCAGGCCCTGGTCCGGCCCGTCACACAGCTGTCCTGAACCAACTGATGAGAAAGAGATGACCAAGGCTCATATTCAGGACGAAGATTTCACCATTGTGGAGACAACGGAGGAGGTAGAGCCAGGAGAGACGGAGGGTGAAGCTGAGGAGACGGAGGGTGAAGAAGTGGAATCGGGGGTCCAGGAAGCTCCGGAAAACTCCCAGTCTGAGCCTGCGTCACAGCCTTCGCCTCAAGAGGAGGTCCTGCAAATGGAAGTTCTGCTCCTTGCCACCCACACAGACGCGACTGCGGGGCAGGAGAAGGTGTCCTCCAGGAAGAGGCGGAACGTAAAACCTGGAGATCCTGCAAGCACCCAACGCACTGCGCCCCCGTTGCGCCTGCAGGACTTCAGCTTCAAAATAGCAACAAGATATT ACATCGCCCTCCTGTTCCTGTTATTGGTATCTACCGTTAACTCCAATCCGATCCCTGCAA GGCAGTGTGCACTCTGCCTGAACTCTGCCTGCGCAACACATATCCTCAGAATATGCAAAGGTGATGACTTCATATGGCTGAAGGGAACATCGGAAATCGAAAACTGCTTCAAGGACAGCCTGAAGTCAGATGAGCCGTGTCAGCTGCTGAATGGAAGCCTTGTGGTACAGTCTGACCAGCCCATTTCCTTTGAAGGGAAAGCCAGCCTTTCAGGTGGCATGGAGGCTTTCCTCTCtgcgaatgtgt CCTGCGCTGATCTTGACCTGCTTCCCGGACCCAAGTCTCTCCCCA CCTCATTGGTGAACACTACCACCAGCACCACAACCGCAGAGACCGGGCCTCCGTCTG GTGTCGTTGCTATTGGTGTCGTCGTTGCCATCGTTTTCATATAG